DNA sequence from the Cupriavidus oxalaticus genome:
GGCGACCAAGCTGGCGCTGGTGGAGCAGGTCGACCCGATGTGGGTCACCTTTACCCAGCCGGCCTCGGAAGTCACGCGCCTGCGCCGCGCCATCGAGTCGGGCGTGGTCAAGGGCGTCAATGGCGGCGCCAACGTGCACCTGTACGTGGAAGACGGCCGCGAGTACGAGCACACCGGCAAGCTGCTGTTCTCGGACATGACGGTCGACCCGACCACCGGCGCGATCACGCTGCGCGCGCAGTTCCCCAACCCGAAGCGCGAGCTGCTGTCGGGCACTTTCGTGCGCGTGAAGATCGAGCAGGGCGTGGATGAGAACGCGCTGACCGTGCCGCAGCGGGCGCTGATCCGCGGCGCGCAGGGCGCCACCGTGCTGGTGGTCGGCAACGACGGCAATGTCGCCTCCGTGCCGGTCAAGGCGCCGCAGGCCATCGGCGACCGCTGGGTCGTGACCGAGGGCCTGAAGGGCGGCGAGAAGGTGATCGTCGAGGGCCTGCAGAAGGTCAAGGTCGGCGCGCCGGCCAGGGCGGTGCCGTTCGTGCAGGCCGATGCCTCGGCACCGGCCGCCACGCCGGCTTCGGCTTCCGCTGCCCCGGCCTCGGCCCCCAAGGCCGAAGCGAAGCAGGAAGCGAAGGCCGAGGGCAAGCAGGGCTGAAACCGCCGCGCCGCGGCAGCTGAAGCCAGCCGCCGCGGCACACAGGGCTAGACAAAGAGGGAGCCAGTCTTATGGCCAAGTTTTTTATCGACCGGCCGGTGTTCGCGTGGGTGCTCGCGCTGATCATCGTGCTGGGCGGGATATTGTCGATCATGCAGTTGCCGATCGCGCAATACCCGAACATCGCCCCGCCTACGATCTCGGTCACCGCCACCTATCCGGGTGCGTCGGCCAAGACGCTGGAGGATTCCGTCACTTCGGTGATCGAGCAGGAGCTTAACGGCGCCCCCAACCTGCTCTACTACAACTCGACCAGCGAATCGACCGGCCTGGCGACGATCACCATCGCGTTTGCGCCGGGTTCCAACGTCGACCTGAACTCGGTCGAGGTGCAGAACCGCCTCAAGCGCGTGGAAGCGCGCCTGCCGGCGGAAGTGCGCCAGCAGGGCGTGCGCGTGGACAAGGCCGGGAACAACTACATGATGTTCCTGACCGTGTCGTCCAGGTCCGGCACGGCCAGCGCGATCCAGCTCGGCAACTATGTCTCGGCGCAGGTGATCGACTCGATCCGGCGCGTGCCGGGCGTGGGCCAGGCCGACCTGTTCGGCACCGAGTACGCCATGCGCATCTGGCTGGACCCGGCCAAGCTGACCGGCTACAACCTGACGCCGCTGGACGTGACCGCCGCGGTGAGCGAGCAGAACGTGCAGGTTGCCGTGGGCGAACTGGGCGGCACGCCCTCGCCCAAGGGCACCGAGCTGAACGCCACCGTCACCACCGAAAGCCGGCTGTCCACGCCCGAGCAGTTCGGCAACATCCTGCTGCGCACCAACCCCGACGGTTCGTCGGTGCGCATCAAGGACGTGGGCCGCGTGGAGCTGGGCGGCGCCGACTACTCGACGCTGGCCCGCACCAACGGCAAGCCGTCGGCGGCCATCGCCATCAAGCTGGCCCCGACCGGCAACGCGCTGGCCACGGCCACCGCGGTGCGCGCCAAGATGGAAGAGCTGTCGCAGACCTTCCCGGCGGACTACCAGTACACGGTGCCGTACGACACCTCGGCCTTCGTCAAGATCTCGATCGAGGAGGTGATCAAGACGCTGCTGGAAGCCGTGGTGCTGGTGTTCCTGGTGATGTACCTGTTCCTGCAGAACTTCCGCGCCACCATCATCCCCACGCTGGTGGTGCCGATCGCGCTGCTGGGCACGTTCGGCGCGCTGCTGGCGTTCGGCTTCTCCATCAACGTGCTGACCATGTTCGGCATGGTGCTGGCGATCGGTATCCTGGTGGACGATGCCATCGTGGTGGTCGAGAACGTCGAGCGGATCATGAGCGAGGAAGGCCTCTCGCCACGTGAAGCGACGCGCAAGGCCATGGGCCAGATCACCGGCGCCATCGTCGGCATCACGCTGGTGCTGACGGCGGTGTTCATCCCGATGGCGTTCTTCTCGGGCTCGGTCGGCAACATCTACCGCCAGTTCTCGCTGTCGCTGATCGCTTCGATGGCGTTCTCGGCGCTGCTGGCGCTGACGCTGACGCCGGCGCTGTGCGCGACGCTGCTCAAGCCGGTGCAGGCCGGCCACCACCATGAGAAAAAGGGTTTCTTCGGCTGGTTCAACCGCACCTTCGCCACGGCGTCGACCGGCTACCAGGGCGTGGTCGCGCGCATCCTCAAGCGCACCGGCCGCTACCTGATCATCTACGCGCTGATCATCGCGGGCGTGGTGGTGCTGTTCAAGCGCCTGCCGTCGTCGTTCCTGCCCGATGAGGACCAGGGCTACATGATCACGGTGGTGCAGCTGCCCAACGGCGCCACGCAGGACCGTACCATCGGCGTGCTCAAGCAGATCGAGGACTACTACCTGCAGAAGGAAAGCAAGGTGGTGGACCAGATGATCACGGTGGCGGGCTTCTCCTTCTTCGGCCGCGGCCAGAACGGCGGTATCGCGTTCGTGCGCCTGAAGGACTGGAAGGAGCGCACCGGCGCGGACGAGAACGCGCAGGCGCTGGTGGGCCGTGCCTTCGGCGCGCTGTCGTTCATCAAGGACGCGATCATCTTCCCGCTCAATCCGCCGGCGATCGCCGAGCTGGGCAACTCCTCGGGCTTCGACTTCCGCCTGCAGGACCGCACCGGCCAGGGCCACGCCAAGCTGATGGAGGCGCGCAACATGATGCTCGGCATGGCCGCGCAGAACCCGGTGCTGTTGGGCGTGCGCCCCGAAGGCCAGGAAGACGCGCCGCAGCTGCAGATCGACATCGACCGCGAGAAGGCGCGTGCGCTGGGCGTGTCGGTGGCCGAGATCAACTCGACGCTGTCGATCGCGTTCGGCTCCAGCTACGTCAACGACTTCATCCATGAAGGCCGGGTGCGCAAGGTGATCGTGCAGGCCGACGGCGCCGACCGCCGCCTGCCGGACGACCTGACCAAGCTGCGCGTGAAGAACAGCAACGGCGACATGGTGGCGTTCGCGGCCTTCGCGACTTCCAGGTGGATCATGGGTTCGCCGCGCCTGGAGCGCTACAACGGCATGCCGGCGGTGAAGATCGCGGGCCAGGCCGCACCGGGACGCAGTACCGGCGAAGCCATGCGCGCGATGGAAGACGCGTTTGCCAAGCTGCCGCCCGGCTTCGGCTTCGAGTGGTCGGGCCAGTCGTATGAAGAGCGCCTGGCCGGCGCGCAGGAACCGATCCTGTACACGCTGTCGCTGATCATCGTGTTCCTGTGCCTGGCCGCGCTGTACGAGAGTTGGTCGATCCCGTTCTCGGTGCTGCTGGTGGTGCCGCTGGGCGTGCTCGGCGCGCTGCTGGGCGTGACGCTGCGCGGCATGCCCAACGATGTGTACTTCAAGGTGGGCCTGATCGCCACGATCGGCCTGTCGGCGAAGAACGCCATCCTGATCGTGGAATTCGCCAAGGACCTGCAGGCGCAAGGCAAGGGCCTGGTCGAAGCCACGCTCGAGGCCGTGCATCTGCGTTTCCGCCCGATCCTGATGACGTCGATGGCGTTCATCCTGGGCGTGCTGCCGCTGGCCATCGCCACCGGCGCGGGCTCGGGCAGCCAGCGCGCGATCGGTACCGGCGTGATGGGCGGGATGATCACGGCCACGGTGCTGGCGATCTTCCTGGTGCCGGTCTTCTTCGTCGTGGTGCGCAAGCGCTTCAAGGGCAGCGAGCGCCAGCGCATGCTGGACAAGAAGTGGCATGACCCGCAAGAGGAAATCTGACATGACCAAGACCCTGACCACGCTGCTGCTGGTGGCCGGCGTGCTGAGCGGCTGCACGCTGGCGCCCAAGTATGAGCGCCCCGCCCCGCCGGTGGCCGGCAGCTTCCCGGTGGCACCGGAGGGCTACGCCACCGCCGAGGTGACGAGCGGCGAGACCCGCCGCGCCACCGACATCGGCTGGCGCGAGTTCTTCCGCGACCCGCGCCTGCAGGCGCTGATCGCCACCTCGCTGGACAACAACCGCGACCTGCGCCAGGCCGCGCTGCGCATCGAGGAGGCGCGCGCCACGTACCAGGTGCAGCGCGCCGACCTGCTGCCCACGGTGAACGTGGAAGGCGGCTACACCCGGGCCCGCACCACCCCGGCCGAGGCGGCCACCGTGCTGGGCCAGCCGGGGGTGACCGAGGTCTACCGCGTCGGCCTGGGCATCTCGTCGTACGAGCTCGATTTCTTCGGGCGCGTGCGCAGCCTGTCCAATGCCGCGCTGGCGCAGTACTTCGCCACCGAGGAAGCGCACCGCTCGGCGTATATCTCGCTGGTGTCGGAAGTCGCCAAGGCCTACCTGGCCGAGCGCTCCTTTGCCGAGCAGTACGAGCTGGCGCGCAACACGCTGCAGGCGCGCGAAAGCACCTACGGGCTGGCCAAGCGGCGCTTCGAAGCCGGCGCTACCTCGGCGCTGGACCTGCGCGACAACGAATCGCTGGTGGCGCAGGCACGCGTCGCCGCGGCGCAGCTGGCACGCCAGCGCGCGCAGGCGCAGAACGCGCTCGAAGTGCTGGTGGGCAAGCCCGTCGGCACCATCGAGAACCTGCCCGAGCCGATGCGGCTGTCGGACGAGCGCATCATCAGCGATATCCCGGCGGGCCTGCCTTCGGAGCTGCTGGAGCAGCGTCCCGATATCCGCCAGGCCGAGCAGCAGCTGCTGTCGGCCAACGCCAATATCGGCGCGGCGCGCGCGGCGTTCTTCCCGCGCATCTCGCTGACCACCAGCGTGGGCACCATCAGCCCGACGTTCTCGGGGCTGTTCGATGCCGGCACGCGCGCCTGGTCGTTCGCGCCGCAGCTGACGCTGCCGATCTTCGACTATGGCCGCAACCTGTCGAACCTGGACCTGGCCAACGTGCGCAAGAACATCCAGGTCG
Encoded proteins:
- a CDS encoding efflux RND transporter periplasmic adaptor subunit, producing MRKSQRIRCVATFAAAALSALALTACGDKKAEGGAPPPPEVGVVTVTPSPVTVVNELPGRLEGVRTAEVRARVEGIVLSRNYTEGGEVKAGQVMFRIDPAPYQAELASAQAALQRAEANAVTARLKAERYKPLVAVNAVSKQEYDDAVAAAGQANADVASARAAVRTAQINLGYTTVTAPISGRAGRALVTEGALVGKGEATKLALVEQVDPMWVTFTQPASEVTRLRRAIESGVVKGVNGGANVHLYVEDGREYEHTGKLLFSDMTVDPTTGAITLRAQFPNPKRELLSGTFVRVKIEQGVDENALTVPQRALIRGAQGATVLVVGNDGNVASVPVKAPQAIGDRWVVTEGLKGGEKVIVEGLQKVKVGAPARAVPFVQADASAPAATPASASAAPASAPKAEAKQEAKAEGKQG
- a CDS encoding efflux RND transporter permease subunit, whose translation is MAKFFIDRPVFAWVLALIIVLGGILSIMQLPIAQYPNIAPPTISVTATYPGASAKTLEDSVTSVIEQELNGAPNLLYYNSTSESTGLATITIAFAPGSNVDLNSVEVQNRLKRVEARLPAEVRQQGVRVDKAGNNYMMFLTVSSRSGTASAIQLGNYVSAQVIDSIRRVPGVGQADLFGTEYAMRIWLDPAKLTGYNLTPLDVTAAVSEQNVQVAVGELGGTPSPKGTELNATVTTESRLSTPEQFGNILLRTNPDGSSVRIKDVGRVELGGADYSTLARTNGKPSAAIAIKLAPTGNALATATAVRAKMEELSQTFPADYQYTVPYDTSAFVKISIEEVIKTLLEAVVLVFLVMYLFLQNFRATIIPTLVVPIALLGTFGALLAFGFSINVLTMFGMVLAIGILVDDAIVVVENVERIMSEEGLSPREATRKAMGQITGAIVGITLVLTAVFIPMAFFSGSVGNIYRQFSLSLIASMAFSALLALTLTPALCATLLKPVQAGHHHEKKGFFGWFNRTFATASTGYQGVVARILKRTGRYLIIYALIIAGVVVLFKRLPSSFLPDEDQGYMITVVQLPNGATQDRTIGVLKQIEDYYLQKESKVVDQMITVAGFSFFGRGQNGGIAFVRLKDWKERTGADENAQALVGRAFGALSFIKDAIIFPLNPPAIAELGNSSGFDFRLQDRTGQGHAKLMEARNMMLGMAAQNPVLLGVRPEGQEDAPQLQIDIDREKARALGVSVAEINSTLSIAFGSSYVNDFIHEGRVRKVIVQADGADRRLPDDLTKLRVKNSNGDMVAFAAFATSRWIMGSPRLERYNGMPAVKIAGQAAPGRSTGEAMRAMEDAFAKLPPGFGFEWSGQSYEERLAGAQEPILYTLSLIIVFLCLAALYESWSIPFSVLLVVPLGVLGALLGVTLRGMPNDVYFKVGLIATIGLSAKNAILIVEFAKDLQAQGKGLVEATLEAVHLRFRPILMTSMAFILGVLPLAIATGAGSGSQRAIGTGVMGGMITATVLAIFLVPVFFVVVRKRFKGSERQRMLDKKWHDPQEEI
- a CDS encoding efflux transporter outer membrane subunit, which gives rise to MTKTLTTLLLVAGVLSGCTLAPKYERPAPPVAGSFPVAPEGYATAEVTSGETRRATDIGWREFFRDPRLQALIATSLDNNRDLRQAALRIEEARATYQVQRADLLPTVNVEGGYTRARTTPAEAATVLGQPGVTEVYRVGLGISSYELDFFGRVRSLSNAALAQYFATEEAHRSAYISLVSEVAKAYLAERSFAEQYELARNTLQARESTYGLAKRRFEAGATSALDLRDNESLVAQARVAAAQLARQRAQAQNALEVLVGKPVGTIENLPEPMRLSDERIISDIPAGLPSELLEQRPDIRQAEQQLLSANANIGAARAAFFPRISLTTSVGTISPTFSGLFDAGTRAWSFAPQLTLPIFDYGRNLSNLDLANVRKNIQVANYEKTIQTAFAEVADALVARGTLEDQVTGQEQVRDAEAARYELSRLRFRSGVASYLDELDAQRQLFTAEQALIQARQLRLNNAIDLYRALGGGLRADSAVAQQAAPGAQQPVAQ